The nucleotide window ACCCTGTGTAATATAAAATCATTTCCTTATCCTGCTTTAGTTGATGTAACATAGATTTACTAAGTTTCAGTTTTTCTAATGCATCAAATGCAGTCAATTCAGCTTGTTGTCTCTTTACCAATAATTCTTCTATTGAAGCACTTAACATCTCTACCTTTCTAAGGGCTGCATCCCTTTCCAATGTCATTTGTTGTAGTTGGTGTTGAAGCgatgttatttctttttggaatggatcatttttcatttcaggaATGAAAGTTTGTTCCATGTCATTCAGTGTAGTGTAATTAACTGGCTCAACATTGAAAACTTCAGCAACCGATTCTTCTTTAATGTTTGTTGATGTGTCTGGTTCCTGCATAAAATAGAGTATTATAAAATGTCACGATGAAACTAAAATAATGAGTTACCTGTATTAAGTCCGGTGTCATTTTGTCACCAATACAAGTTTTcaagaaatctttttttttgcctccgTATGTATCTACTACTTGTTTTGGTTGAAGTTTGTCCACCAACATCAATACTGGGTAACCAATCTGGATGAGTCTCGTCTTTATTATTGCTAGGTTTCCCTAAATATAGATATgggtacagtgccggtccagttatagaaccgcctagctatggaaccggctcggttatcgaaccgatttttctttgccgtgtttcagtgccaccgttggccgtattatgaactatatagattttctatggcgggaatgaacgggttttgccttttgaaacatgcaaaaaaatattactgtaatgggttttatctttttaggcaatgttgtacatcggttcaatgacacaactaataataataggcgttaaagttattcataccaaatacaataataataggcggtaaagttattcataccaaatacaatagaatacaatagcttcctttattcattcttatcttctagcaccttgttccattccagtccttctaccaactctaatttcattttccttctgttatgacaacagttcttctagttcatcaaaccacttcctctgtggatggtccccaaccaatgaagatacactattatctcaccattcatagccatagactatattacacagaaattaaaaacctttttaggttagtcatagcagcggttcgaacacCGGACTCTAGTTCCATAGCaaacagcattaccactctgctatgtgcccttacattctaagaccgccaaagtttgagggatgaaagaaccgacgataggtggcactaagatagggtgcttggttatagaaccattcagttatagaaccgcgcacaggccggttctataactggaccggcactgtacaaCTAAATGGTGTTGTATATACACGATAAGTTGCTTTTGCAGTTACCATTTATGAAATGCTTCCCACAAACTAAAATCTTCAAATTAGGTGGCAAATCTAAATTCAACTTCAGCACCTTAAGCCAAGCcactcttcttctttgttgtttctctttttagaAGTACAACGTGCATTAACTTTTGGTATTCGGAAATAAGATACCACTGTGGTTTTTTTACATCCTTTTACACAGCAAATATCACCACCCATGATGAAACTGTCAAGGATTTTGAACTTTACGGACTGACGTTTGATcaaacaaagggaaaaaattgcAGAAGCGTCtgcttttacatgtaaacacaattctttaacaatttatttaaaaaaaaagaaacgaagatatgggttgaaaaaaattgtattaaaTCACCAAAAATAACAAGGTAcactttaaaattaaaatgaagTTTCAATTCCTTCTAATAATAACAcaggaaacaaataaatggtTTTTACGAGAGGAAAAGATGGGATGAATCCGACAATACGCAATTGGGATCAATGCGAGAACttgcaactcagcatccgctCAGGGTCTATGGGCATGCATAGCAGATGAAAGCGATTGACAACACGCTAACTACAATTGTTATTGTTTTCACTGCCCTATTAAAGTGCATTACATGCGTATTTTCTAAAATGGGTCCAAAAAGTCGACTGGAAAGGAGATAAATGTGATTCCAAGTAGTCGAACGAAAAGAGAGTATTGGACGGATGGTGAAACTGACACCCTTTTGTTTATTGTGTTATCTTTGAGGTTAAAGTGTGCATTTGTCGTTCATAATACTCATTTCTTAATCAATTTATGTTGTATAGGATGCTATTTCTGGTGCTTTTAGTGCCGTAATTACAAAAGAAAGTAGGAAGACTGCATGGATCGAAATCACTGCATTTATTGCCATGAAACATCCTGATTGCCCTGTAAAGACGGAGAGAAGTGTTcgaaaaaaatggaacaacTTCGAAACCAAAGAAAAGGCAGTCATTCGCCATCACCTTTCAGGATTGAATGAAACAGGTAATATCTATACATACACTGTCAATGTGCAGTGTTAATATCtataaattcttttaaaaatgtatagGTTGTGGCCCATCGAATCGACCACTCTGCAACTTGTTCCAAAAATATTGGGAGTAGTATTTGGGAATTTACAATCCTTTTGTGGCTGCTGAAATTGATGTAAATTTATTGGATATAAGTAATTGGTATACTATTGACCATCAATAatgctattttattttatttgatagaTGGGTATAGACACTGAGAAGGATGTTGTCTTCATGAACGAAGTTGAGATGGCCGACCACATTTTGGGAAGGCCAACTAGTAGCACACCAGCAGCAATCAATGAAGTCGGATAATGAAAGTGATTGCAATCTTCAGGATGACGAGAGTGATGGAATCATCGGGTATGTAGCAATGATGATAACATACGTCAATGCAACagttaattaaattttagttTCAGTTAAAATAATGGCGGAGATATTACTGCTCGTACCGAAATGACAACTTCTCCTCCGCCGTCAAACAGTTTAGACATTTGGGCTGAGCCAGCGGAATTTACGGCCCAATCCGCCGATCTTTCTCACCCAGAAGCAAAAGCAAAAAGCCTGAAACGTGCGAGCTCTACTGTGCTGCCTTTCCAGAGTACCAGAAACAGCAGTAGCCCAAATTCAAACACAGTAGAAACCATCCTAAAGCAGGGCAGGTAAAAAGTGTCAAAAACACTGCGGgggactttaaaaaaaaattctctctACGAGTCCCGTTATACAACAGCTCATGCGCGAATGATGGAACAACGAATGCGTTTGCTTTCGATTACAATAGATATAAGAGAAAAGCTGAACGATCCATTGTCACGGGATAAAATACCTGTAGATCTGCAGAATATTATCTTTCACCCATATGATAACATTTTAAAGCACTGTTCCCTAAGTTGTGTATTGAATGTTTTTGTCATTTAATACACCTTTATTAacagaaaacattttccgttATACGTCTCCTTTTTGTACCGCCCAACTGCCTCAAATCATTATCAGACTAGTTTTTATTCTCGTTGTTTCATACAATGTTATCTACATTATCGATTTCTAACTCTATGCTGTCCTCGTCTAGTGGCATTTTCCGATCGATTGCAATATTATGTAGAAGACAACAATCTACCGTAATCCTGAGAGATAgatattaaattttaaatacaaaaaatcaCTTAAAAGTAAACGAGAGATCGGTATTACCAAGATGCTTTCGTCGGTGACATCTTTATCTCACCATGTAACACgtgacattttttctttaggagACCGAAAGACCTTTCGATTGTACATCTGGTAGACTTATGTGAGTTGTTGAATCGTATCTATAAATCAAATAACTAGGAGTAAAAGTAGATATATTTTACCCGGAATCTAGTGTTAATAATACTTCAGGCTGTGTCACGGGCTCTACATCAGGAGTGATAAGAAAATTCGTATTTGCATAACCACTGTCACCCATCAAAAATCCCTCCCTAAATTTGCCATTGATAAAACGTTTATAAATGAGGCTGCCTTTAAAAATAGATGAAACATAGCAAGATCCTGGTTTATTCGCACACACGCTAAGAAATCGATGATTTGCCTCGCATGTAGCCTGAATTCCAATGACAAACGCAATTAGAAAACGATTACAATATGACAGTGCTATTATTAGTTACTTACCTGTACATTTAAAGAATGataatttttacgatttaCATAGGCTTTTTCGTGGTTCTTAGGTCTGACAATACTAATATGTGTTCCATCAATACACCCAAAGACCTCTGGCATAAGAGCGATTTCTTGAAAATCATTCTTTACCTTATTATTATAGAGCTTAACATTAGAAATGCACTGAATACCGTTAATTATATGTATGAATATTACATGGAAAAGCGTAGCTGGAAATTGTATATGATTGTTAGTAATCATACACAAAGCTAAAGAGACACGAGCAATAGAACGACGTACTGATGACTGGCTGTAGCGCAGAACATTTCCTACAACGGTTTGGAAAGAACCAGCTGCATAAAACTGCAACGAAATCCAAAGCATGTCAATCGGCTCTAGATTTCTTGTGTCCATGATCTTTGACTTGGGCAGGAGATGTTGAATAAGATCTATAGAAGTGTTTCTCAAGTTAAATACATACTATGAATTGTTTGCATTAGTTGAATTACCCATTATAAACTCGATACTTCCCTGTGGAATCTGAATGTCTTCACAATTCTGTCTTCAGAGAAGTAGCCAAAGATGTCATTGCGTGTTTGATAAAACGGTAGCAATTTACTCGTGCGAGTCTTTTTGCAATCTCTTTTATCTTCTTTATCACTTGATTCAATGTTCTATTCCTtactaaaataagaaaatcttCCAAAAAAATCATCTATTATGGCGTTTTCACAAGCCATGTTTAAGAGTATTTAAAACCGCGTAGTTGACAGCTTTTTCTGCACATACAAAGTGACCTCGCGAGGTCACTTTCAAAAAGCTTACTTTCGTGAAAGTAAGAGACCAATTTTTGAGTTTTGAAAGTGAAGTAGGCTTCTTAACTTTGATAAATTTGTTTGAGAATACTACTTTGATAAAAAGGTgaaagaaaagtaataaacGGCTACTTTGGCCCGTTTGAAAGTCAAGTAAGTTACTTTGTGAAAGTCAGAATTCGTACCCAGTATTCTCAACACCTCCCCTCAAGCTGAGGATTCCCTGACATCAATGATTCCCATTTGATGACGCATATTTTGAAAGTGGGCAGTTTCTAGAGGCAGAATTTCTGCAAGCTGATCCTCTGTTACAACGTACTGTAAATCGATTACACCATTCTTGAATTGGCAATGGCTTTCTGCTAGCTTCCAGTGTCCCCCGATGTCATTCATCCTTGATTGCTTTTTGGCACCTTCTGAAAGGTAGATATCTCCTTCCAGCTCTCACTTATCAATGCTTCCTTATTTccttttaattctttcatcttttctgtTGGTTTCGGCCATAGAACGGCACTTTATCCTCCTCGAAAACCGCTTCACCGCTAGCTGGGATTCCATCCGCTTCTATTAGTTCAGGTTGTTCTTCAGTCTCTTCTCTTCTGGATTTCAAGGGTTGTGGTTCAACTGTTTCTTCCTCCCTGGCCATTTCCATTTCTGACCTAGCTACATCTGTATCATCTCTATGAGGTTTAGATTGGGCATTAGGTGTTCCTTTCTTAGTTTCATCATCCACAGGAAATAATGAATCCTAGTTATCTTCATCAACAGATGGGGCATCTGTGTAGACAGCATTTTCTTTGAAGACAACATCACGGCTGATAATAATTCTACTGGTAATAGGATTCCACATCCGACACGATTTCGAGCTTACACAATCTCCAACTAGGATACATTCCACTGCTTTTGGGTCCAGTTTACGTCTTGATTCATCTGGTACATGGACAAAACCGGTGACCCGAAGATTCTGAAGTATGACACATCTGGGATACATATATTCCAGAGCTCAAAGGAGATGACATCGTTGATGCTGTAAATTTTCCGGTTGAGAATATGTGTTGCACACAAGACAGCCTCTAGTTCGAATTGGACTTTCTTTCCATACAGCATGCTCTTAGCTGCTTCCATTATAGTACGGTTTGACCTTTTTGCAACACTATTTTGTTGGAAAGTATACGGTGTACTTTTTCCATGGTGTATTCCTTTCTAATTCATCCGAATTCTTAAGTCACCATTCAGGTACTCTCCCCCGTTGTCCGATCCAATCGTTTTCACTTCTTCGCCGATTTGGTTCTTCACGATGACCACAAAGTCTTGCAGGGCGGCAGCATTTTCCGATTTGTTTTTCAGTAGTCGAGTTGTACAATAACTGCTGAAGTCGTCTTTGAATGTTACAAAGCACCGGTACCCACTAGGAGATGTAATTTGAATGGGACCACAGACATCCGAATTCAGACGTTAACTGGGTGCGGTAGCTTTTTTATGTCCAAGTTTAAACGTTAAACGCTGCATCTTCTTCAGGACACATCCTTCGCAGAGAGTAGGCAGGTTGTCGTTAAATAGGGTCAGTCCGTTAGTGCAACCCAAAGACGCCATTTTCAGTACAGTTTTGTTACTCAAGGGTCCAAAACGTTTGTGCCATGTAGACAACGGTTCAAGTTTGGTCGCTCTGAGGGCTATTTTGGTTTGGGGTGAACACTTCTTGCCTTGGATATTAAGATGATACAGGGTTCTTTTCAGCCCGTTTTCCTTCTATAAGGACTATTCCATTTCAAGTAAAGGAGACCGTGTCGTTTGTGAATGGGACTTCTATTCCTGCTGCCGTGGCAGTTCTTATCGAGTAGAGATTAGTACCTAAGCAACTGACTAGAAGAACTCTTCTCATCAATCCTTCCATAGCCTTTCCATTTACGAACGATATTATACAAACATCTCCTTGTCCAATTACCGGTAGGCTGGTGTCTGCAATTCCTGAAACGTTCGACTTTCCCGGTTCAGCTAGTACAAAATTGGTCAGTAGGTTCCGCTGGTCCGTCATGTGCTGAGTAGCACCTGAGTCAGCAAACCAGTCGGTTGACCTTCGTGTGGAGAAACTGGTTTAGGATTTGTAGCTATAGAAATGATGTTGACTATCAGCCTGATGCTAGGTCTTCTGATTATCAAGTTCTCTCTTCCAGAATCGACATTTTCGCTTAAAGTGTCCCAGTTCTCCGCAGTGAAAGCAGGAAAAATGAGTCTGCTGATGTCCTCTCCTGGATTGGCTCGGATTTTGATGAGGTAGTTCTCTATTACCAAAAGATTATGGGTGATAGCTTCCTTATGGTGTTTCAtattcaaaaaatgttttatttttgttgcgAGGATCCGAATCGGGTTGcgaaatgtaaacaaaattacaGTCTGAAAAagttagatttttaaaataaatttcagaCCCGGCACACCCCTAAAAATCGAAAAATGGAGGTTCAAattagtaatattttttaatttctttaaatgtAATCCTTATTTTTAAGCGGGGCTCTTAGAGCTCGTACAACTCACTGTTGACTATTCATATACCAAAAACCAtagaataatttttaattttagggTACGGACATAAATAAGATAAATCTGGCAagtgtaaaaatttttttttaactagtCATAATAATTGTACGTACAAGTTAAGTAGTTTTGTGAAAATGGctacaagaacaagaaatAGGAAAAGTGATAGTCTTCTTGGACATGGAAGTGACATTAGTTAAGCCATTGGGACAAAACTTCCACTTAAAAAAGCAGTAATTAAAAGGTACATTGCTGTTCgcagccaaataaaaaaactcaaaatatttttaaacatattttcaTTGAGTTAAAATGTATTTGGGAAAGAGCTTCTATACCGATGAAGCCAGAAAGGGACTGCCTTGTTGAGTTGTCtcatccaagtctagaacgTGGATTTCCCGCGTCGCcaacggaaacgtatccaacaagccactaacaattttctaaataactgctagcatactgataaaaataattttgtgtttccatatgctacccgattacccgacccgataatgacaataacgagtaatggaaagactattttgtattgcaaaaatttttctacttagcc belongs to Daphnia magna isolate NIES linkage group LG1, ASM2063170v1.1, whole genome shotgun sequence and includes:
- the LOC116927738 gene encoding uncharacterized protein LOC116927738 is translated as MLVDKLQPKQVVDTYGGKKKDFLKTCIGDKMTPDLIQEPDTSTNIKEESVAEVFNVEPVNYTTLNDMEQTFIPEMKNDPFQKEITSLQHQLQQMTLERDAALRKVEMLSASIEELLVKRQQAELTAFDALEKLKLSKSMLHQLKQDKEMILYYTGLSSFDLLSDIFYALHPALHHDPRLKNFT
- the LOC116936671 gene encoding putative nuclease HARBI1, with the protein product MLWISLQFYAAGSFQTVKNDFQEIALMPEVFGCIDGTHISIVRPKNHEKAYVNRKNYHSLNVQATCEANHRFLSKKCHVLHGEIKMSPTKASWITVDCCLLHNIAIDRKMPLDEDSIELEIDNVDNIV